One part of the Quercus lobata isolate SW786 chromosome 7, ValleyOak3.0 Primary Assembly, whole genome shotgun sequence genome encodes these proteins:
- the LOC115952809 gene encoding fructose-bisphosphate aldolase 6, cytosolic — protein sequence MSAYQGKYADELCANAAYIGTPGKGILAADESTGTIGKRLSSINVENVEENRRALRELLFTTPGALQYLSGVILFEETLYQKTHDGKPFVNLLKENGVLPGIKVDKGTVELAGTNGETTTQGLDGLAQRCQKYYEAGARFAKWRAVLKIGPTEPSQLAINENANGLARYAIICQENGLVPIVEPEILVDGPHDILKCADVTERVLAAVYKALNDHHVLLEGTLLKPNMVTPGSEAPKVAPEVIAEHTVRALQRTMPAAVPAVVFLSGGQSEEQATVNLNAMNKYKGKKPWTLSFSFGRALQQSTLKAWGGKKENVQKAQAAFLARAKANSEATLGTYKGDATLGEGASESLHVKDYKY from the exons ATGTCTGCTTACCAGGGCAAATACGCTG ATGAGCTCTGTGCCAATGCTGCATACATTGGTACCCCCGGAAAGGGTATCCTTGCTGCTGACGAGTCAACTGGCACAATTGGCAAGCGTCTTTCCAGCATCAATGTTGAGAATGTTGAGGAGAACAGGCGTGCTCTCCGTGAGCTTCTCTTCACCACCCCTGGTGCCCTCCAGTACCTTAGTGGAGTAATTCTCTTCGAGGAAACCCTCTACCAGAAGACACATGACG GTAAGCCCTTTGTTAATCTTTTGAAGGAAAATGGGGTTCTTCCTGGCATTAAGGTTGACAAGGGTACAGTTGAGCTTGCTGGAACCAATGGTGAGACCACCACCCAGGGTCTTGATGGCCTTGCACAGCGTTGCCAGAAGTACTATGAAGCTGGTGCTCGTTTTGCCAAATGGCGTGCTGTGCTCAAGATTGGCCCAACTGAGCCATCTCAGCTTGCCATCAATGAAAATGCCAATGGATTGGCTCGATATGCTATCATCTGCCAGGAGAATGGCCTGGTCCCTATTGTTGAGCCTGAGATATTGGTTGATGGACCCCATGATATTTTGAAGTGCGCTGATGTGACCGAACGTGTTCTTGCTGCCGTATACAAAGCTCTTAATGACCACCATGTCTTGCTTGAGGGAACCTTGTTGAAACCCAACATGGTGACCCCTGGATCAGAAGCACCAAAGGTTGCACCAGAGGTGATTGCTGAGCACACTGTCAGGGCTCTTCAGCGAACAATGCCCGCTGCAGTTCCTGCTGTTGTTTTCTTATCTGGTGGTCAGAGTGAGGAGCAGGCAACTGTCAACCTAAATGCCATGAACAAATATAAGGGAAAGAAGCCATGGACCCTTTCATTCTCCTTTGGACGTGCCCTTCAACAGAGCACTCTCAAGGCATGgggaggaaagaaagaaaatgttcAGAAGGCCCAGGCTGCATTCCTTGCTAGGGCCAAGGCCAACTCAGAGGCAACTCTTGGAACCTACAAGGGTGATGCAACCCTTGGTGAGGGTGCCTCTGAGAGCCTTCACGTGAAGGACTACAAGTATTGA